GTCGCCGGAGTTGAAGAAGCCAAAGAAGAGCTTCGGGAGGTTGTTGAGTTTTTAAAGACCCCGGCCAAGTTTTTAAAAATCGGAGCGCGCATCCCCAAAGGGGTTTTGCTGATGGGTCCTCCGGGAGCGGGCAAGACCCTTTTGGCAAGAGCCGTGGCGGGTGAAGCGAGCGTTCCGTTTTTCCACATATCGGCATCCGAATTCGTGGAAATGTTCGTTGGAGTCGGCGCGAGCCGTGTTCGCGATCTTTTCAAAATGGCCAAACGCACGGCGCCGGCCATAATTTTTATTGACGAAATTGACGCTATCGGGCGCCATCGCGGCGCGGGATTGGGAGGGGGTAATGACGAAAGGGAGCAGACCTTAAATCAGATTTTAGTGGAGCTTGACGGTTTTGAACCGCATGAATCGGTAATCGTGATGGCCGCGACTAACCGGCCGGATGTTTTGGATCCCGCGCTTTTGCGTCCAGGAAGATTTGACCGTCGGGTTATCCTTGATTTGCCCGACCTTAAAGCGCGAGAGGCGATTTTAAAAATACATGCCATTAAAAAACCTCTGGCAAAAGAAGTTAACCTGCGCGTGGTGGCCGAACGGACGCCGGGTTTTTCGGGCGCTGATCTGCAGAATTTAATGAACGAGGGCGCGATACTGGCCGCGCGAAAAGACCAGAAACACATCATCCAGCAGGACCTTTTGATTTCAATTGAAAAAGTCATGCTCGGACCGGAAAGGAGAAGCCACATTTTAACGCCCGATGAAAAAAAGATCTCGGCTTATCACGAAGCCGGACACGCGCTGGTGGCCACAGCGATGCCCGCGGCCGATCCGGTGCATAAGGTCTCAATAATTTCCAGAGGCCGCGCCGCCGGCTACACTCTTAAATTGCCGATAGAAGACCGTCATTTATATTCCAAACTTCATTTTTTGGCCGAGCTTGCCGTGTCGCTTGGAGGATACGCGGCCGAAAAAATAATTTTCGGAGAACTGACCACCGGCGCGTCAAACGATTTGAAACAGGCCACGGCCGTGGCCCGAGATATGGTGACCAAGTACGGAATGTCCGAGAAAGTCGGGCCGGTTAACCTCGGTTCGGGCGAGGATATGGTTTTTCTGGGACGGGAGATTGCCAGCGGCCAGCATTATTCTGAAAAAATGGCTTCCGAGGTTGACGGCGAGGTGAGCCGTTTTATGCGCGAAGGATTCAAAAAGGCCACCGAGCTTTTAAAAAAGCACAAAAACATTTTGGAGGCCATTGCCAAATATTTGATTGAAAAAGAAACCATAGAGCGCGATGAATTTAATAATCTGGTCAAATCCTTCGGATTGATTCCTAAAACGGCGTTAGAAACGGCTTAAAATGTAGACCAATAAAACTTTAAAAATTAAAATAAAAACCCCGCGGGCATTGCCGAGGGGGTTTTAGGCCATTTTTATGACTTTCCGGATTATCCAGACGGCGATAGCGAAAGCGATTAAAGTATCAACAATCAACCAAGCGGGGTTAAAATAAATGATTATTGCTCCTAAAAGAACTCCAAGAGAACTATAGATGTCGGTGTCCAGACATAATTTGTATCTGTCCGCGCTTTTGCTTGAAAGCCCCCGGCCGCGCACTATGAATCTTTGCGCCGCGTTGCCCAAGAGCCCCAATATGGTTGCCCAAAACATAATAGGCGCTATGATACTCTCCGGTTTTAAGTAGCGCTCCACCGCTTCCCACATAAGCCAAGGGACAAACAAGAAAAGAAGCAGGAAAATAATAAGCCGGGAACCGACCCTGTCTATTTTTTTGCTTCCGGTCCAAAGAGCGATAATGACCAAGACCTCAGTCGCGGCGTGGGTGAATACATGAGCCGTGTCAACGATCAAGGCCTTGCTTCCGGATAATATTCCGCCGGTAAGCTGGATAAGAATAATGAGCGCCGATAAACAGAGATTAAGCCGGAAATAAGGCAGATCTTTTAAATTTCGCGCCGCGTCATGCTCATGAGGCAATTCGTTTTACTCCATTTTTGCAGACGGGGTTTCTATAAAGATTTTAATAAAAATTAAATTAAAATCAAGTCAATATTGTGTTTTTTTATCTTTTATTATAAGATATTCACGGCCGACACGATGGAAATGTCCATCGGAAAGCCGGCATATTTAAGGGCCGATAGGCCGCGTTCCTTGATAAAGGAAGAAAAAATGGAAAAAGCGCCTGAATTTGTTTTACAGGATATTCAAAATATCCTTAATACATCCGAACGTCTTAATAAACGCAAAGACGAAATTAAAAGATTTTTAAAAATTATAGAAGGATTTCTTACAGAAAGCGGCGAACTAGATCGCTTATCATCAGGATCAGAGATTACTAAAATCAATTTTAGAGAACCGCTTGAGAGTTATTCCTGCAGTATTTTGTCTAGGATTGATGCGTCATCTGGATGGAAAGGGAGAATGTTGTTTAGATTGTATGATATGGGGATTCAACAGAATGTATTAGATATTTCTTCAGATAATGTTAGCGGGCTTTCAAGACATTTGATGCCGATTTTTTATCTCGCATTGCCAGAAATTCTCGAGGCGCTGGTAAATTTGTTTCCTAAATTGGGGGAGAATATACAAGAACTTATTCAGATTTCTAATATGACACGATAAACTAATTATAAAATTATAATCACTTTTTGATTCTTCGCGCAAAGCGAAGAATTTTTTTTGTCGAGATTTTGGGCACACCAGGACTCGAACCTGGAACCACCAAGGTATAAGCTTGGCGCTCTGCCATTGAGCTATGTGCCCATCGCGATGAAGTCAAGGCGGGCGCATCATATTTTATATTATCGTTTCCTTGACTAATTTACAAGCCAATATATGCTGAAAATGGGTTGAAATTTGAAATAAAACATCCGTTTTAAGGAGGAGGCAACGATGGCAGAGGTGCGGGAAAACGAGCGGCTGAAATATCACCTT
The genomic region above belongs to Candidatus Niyogibacteria bacterium and contains:
- the ftsH gene encoding ATP-dependent zinc metalloprotease FtsH, translated to MKLFSRNIFITLFIFLLLATLYPMILEQFKEVEEISLSALAEKIKAGNVERIEVSGDTLQVFTAGEREFVSKKEAEAGLTETLKNYGVTTEEFSKIDIAVKNPTGFAFWVGAILPFLAPFLLIILFFWLISRQVKQANVQAFTFGRSKARVIMPDNKKDRATFADVAGVEEAKEELREVVEFLKTPAKFLKIGARIPKGVLLMGPPGAGKTLLARAVAGEASVPFFHISASEFVEMFVGVGASRVRDLFKMAKRTAPAIIFIDEIDAIGRHRGAGLGGGNDEREQTLNQILVELDGFEPHESVIVMAATNRPDVLDPALLRPGRFDRRVILDLPDLKAREAILKIHAIKKPLAKEVNLRVVAERTPGFSGADLQNLMNEGAILAARKDQKHIIQQDLLISIEKVMLGPERRSHILTPDEKKISAYHEAGHALVATAMPAADPVHKVSIISRGRAAGYTLKLPIEDRHLYSKLHFLAELAVSLGGYAAEKIIFGELTTGASNDLKQATAVARDMVTKYGMSEKVGPVNLGSGEDMVFLGREIASGQHYSEKMASEVDGEVSRFMREGFKKATELLKKHKNILEAIAKYLIEKETIERDEFNNLVKSFGLIPKTALETA
- a CDS encoding cation diffusion facilitator family transporter, whose amino-acid sequence is MPHEHDAARNLKDLPYFRLNLCLSALIILIQLTGGILSGSKALIVDTAHVFTHAATEVLVIIALWTGSKKIDRVGSRLIIFLLLFLFVPWLMWEAVERYLKPESIIAPIMFWATILGLLGNAAQRFIVRGRGLSSKSADRYKLCLDTDIYSSLGVLLGAIIIYFNPAWLIVDTLIAFAIAVWIIRKVIKMA